GTTGGGAAGCGGGCGCGCTGGTGGAGGTGAACTGCCGTTCGGGAGCGAACCAGCGTGTTGCCTCCGCACTGGCGGAAACGCCGGAAGCAATCGGTGTGGATCTCACAGCGGGTGGACGTGACATAGTGGCCACCATCGCCGCTCCCAGCGAGGCGGCGCTGTGGACTTACCTGTTGGAGGAGCTGCCCCTGATCCAGGGAATAGAATCGGCCCGGAGCCACCCGATTGCGCGCAACATCTACGAGGCCAGCTCATGGCGGATCCGGGCGCTGGACGCCAGCGAGACAAAGCAGGTGCAGCGCCTGGCAACCGTCACCGGCAGCAGGGCAACCGGACGCAACCCGGCATTGGAACAGGAGATCATCGCGGTCCTGAACCAGGACGGACGTGCTCCGGCGACGGCCATCGGGGCTGCCTTGGACCTAAGCCCCCGCCTCATACGTGACACCATGGCGCAGATGGCAGCTTCCGGGCGGATGAATCAGCGCACCGAGGTGGTGAGGGCTGGGTCGGGGTGGCCGGTGAGTGCCTGGTATTTCCTGCGTGTACCTGCCTCCAAGCTGGATGGTATTGCAGTGCGGCTGCGTCAGCTCGAGGAGCTCCGCGTGGTTACGCACACCATCGGGCCGTATGACCTGATTATGGGCGTCTGGCTGAAGAGCCTGGCGGAAATCCAGCGCTTGGAACAGCAACTGGAAGTGAAGCTGCCCGGGGTTTCCACGGTGGACCGGTCCGTTGTTGTGCGCAGCGTGAAGCAGTTGGGGCAGATCCTGGACGCTCAAGGGCGGGCCACCGGCCGTAACAACCTTCATGCCGTTTAGCGCCCTCCGGCGCCGCCGCGCCGTAGGATGCAATCATGAGTTTGTCTCGCCCGGCATCCGCTGCCGGCAACAGCGTCAACGCCAGCGTCAATGATGACCCGGACCCGGACCAGCCCGCAGGCGCGTATGAACCACCCCTGCTGCACCCCGTCCGGCAGATAGGGGAACGCACGCTCGACTTCCGCCGACAGGTGGCGCTCATGGCCATCATCAACCGCACCCCGGACTCGTTTTACGACGCCGGACGCACCTTTGCGCTGGATGCGGCAGTAGACGCCGCGGTACAGGCGGTGGACGACGGCGCGGACTGGGTGGATATCGGCGGTGTTCCGTTTGCCCCCGGACCGGCACTGGCCGCCGCGGAGGAAATCTCCCGGGTGATCCCCGTGATCCAGGCTGTTCGGGCGAGCTCCGACGTGATCATTTCCGCGGACACGTTCCTGCCGTCAGTTGCCGAAGCGGCCATCGCCGCCGGCGCCACCGTCATCAATGACACCACCGGCCTGGCCAATCCTGATTTGGCCCGCGTAGCCGCAGACGCCGGCGTGCATCTGGTGGTCACGCATAGTCTGGCGGCTCCGCGCACTGCCTATCCCCGTCCGCAGTACGGTGACGTGGTCGCTGAAGTGGCGGAGTTCCTGCGGCGGCGGGTCGGATATGCCCAGGACCTGGGGGTTTCCCCGGAGAAGATCATCATCGACCCGGGCCACGACCTCAACAAGAACACCCTCCATTCCCTCGAACTCACCCGCCGCCTCGCCGAAATTGCGGCACTGGGCTATCCGGTGCTGGCTGCGGTCTCCAATAAGGACTTTGTCGGCGAAACCCTTGATGCAGCGAAATCGAACCGGGTGGAGGGATCCCTGGCTGCAGGCGTCGCCAGCATCATGAACGGCGCCAGAATCCTTCGGATGCACAACGTTCCCGCCGCATCCAGCGCCATCCGTATGACCGAGGCCATCCTCGGCTGGCGGGCCCCCGCCTACCTTCGCCACAATATGGGCGAGTTCAACGAGACGGCCGTGCCGGCATGACCGTGCCGATTACCGCTGCAGGTTCTGCCAGGCAGCTCAGCGATGATGACCTGCTGGCAGCCTATGCGTGGGATATGGCCCAGGCACCGCCGGGCCGACCTCAATTCCGGTTCAACTTTGTGGCATCAGCTGACGGCGCCGCGGCAGTGGCCGGGCGTTCCGGCGGCTTGGGGGACGGCGCGGACCACCGGGTGTTCGGGTTGCTCCGGCGCACCGCCGACGTGCTTCTGGTGGGGGCGGGCACGGTACGCGCCGAAGGATATGTGGGAGAACTTCTGGGAGCGGAAAGCCAGGCCTGGCGTACCGCCCGCGGAATGGCCTCCCATCCGGCAGTCGCGATCGTCTCCGGACGGCTGGACCTGGACCCGGACGGACCGCTCTTCGAGCAGGCTCCGGTGCGGCCGTTGATCCTGACCGCAGCCACCGCCGCGGCAGAAAGGAGGGCCGCACTGGAACGCGTTGCCGACGTCGTCGTGGCAGGGGAACGGACCGTGGAGCCGGAACATGCCGCAGCTGCCCTCACGGAACGAGGATTTGACCGGGTGCTCTGCGAGGGCGGCCCGCAGCTCTTTGGCTCCTTTCAGGCTGCGGGCCTCGTGGATGAATTGTGCCTGACTATCAGTCCGCTTCTGGCGGCAGGCAGCGCCCTGCGCATCACCGCCGGAGCACCCGAGGCAGCGCCGCCGCGCCGCCTGGAACTGGTGCAGGTCCTCCGCGGCGGCGACACACTGCTTCTGCGGTACCTCAGTGAACCGCCCGCCTGACGCCGGGGGACCGGCCGCCCTCGATGAGGCGACCCGTGCCCGCGTGCAGCGCCGAACCCTGACAGTGGTCATCATGAGCCAGGTCCTCGGCGGGGCAGGACTGGCCGCCGGCGTCACGGTTGGCGCCCTTCTGGCGCAGGAGATGCTGGGCTCTGACGGCCTCGCCGGTCTGCCCGCGGGATTGTTCACCCTGGGCTCCGCGCTGACCGCGTACCTCGTGGGGCGGGTGACCCAGCGGTCAGGCCGGCGGGTGGGCCTCGGGGCCGGGTTTGCCGCCGGCGGAGCGGGTGCCCTGGGAGTGGTCCTGGCCGCCGTCGTCGACAGCCCGGCGCTGCTGTTTGCCGCGCTTTTCGTCTATGGGGCGGGCACCGCCACCAACCTGCAGGCCCGCTACGCGGGCACTGATCTGGCGCCGCCGGCGCGTCGCGGGCAGGCAATCAGCATTGCCATGGTCTCCACGACGCTCGGCGCGGTGGCCGGTCCCAACCTGGTCACGCCCATGGGCCGCCTGGCCGACGGTCTGGGTATCCCTGCCCTGGCGGGTCCCTTCCTGCTGGCCGGAGCAGCGTACCTGGCAGCCGGCGTCGTCCTGCTGGCGCTGCTGCGCCCTGATCCGTTTCTGCTCGCCCGCAGATTGAACGCGGGAGCGGCCGACGACGGCGCCGCCGCCGCAGGTGCGGCCGCTCCGGCTCCGGCGCGGCCGGGAAACGGAGCGTATGCCGGCGCAGCCGTGATGGTGCTGACCCAGATCGCCATGGTGGCGATCATGACCATGACGCCGGTTCACATGCGGGTCCACCATCACGGACTGGCCGACGTGGGCCTCGTGATTGGCATTCATATTGGGGCGATGTACCTGCCCTCCCTGGTGACCGGCGTGCTGGTGGACCGGGTGGGCCGGCTTCCCATGGCGGCGGCTGCGGGTGTAACCCTGCTGCTCGCCGGCGTCACGGCGGCCCTGGCGCCGGGGGAATCGCTGGGCCTGCTGATCCTCGCCCTGGCGCTGCTGGGCCTGGGCTGGAACTTCGGCCTCATCGCAGGCACGGCACTGGTGGTCGACCACACTGCGCCGGAAATCCGTCCGCAGGTGCAGGGCAGAATCGATGTGCTGGTGGCCCTGGCCGGAGCCGGCGGTGGCATGCTGTCCGGCGTCGTCATGGCCGGAACCAGCTACGCCACGCTCGCGTTGTCCGGCGGTATCCTGGCGCTGCTGCTCATTCCCGTGCTGGTCTGGGCGCGGCGTACCCCAGTGGCGGAGGCTGCGGGGCCGTAGAACCGACCGTCAGGGATCGGTTCTCATTCGAACTTCACAGCCAGTAAGGCCCTGCACCCCCCCCAAACTGGTCAAGGATGCGTCGAATTCGGCGGGGAAGCCTGCCGCGGGCGGAGGGTCCGGGCCTAGGCTGAACACTGCAGCAGAACCACCGAGCAGGCAGAGCTTCGTTGGAGTTTCGCCATGACAGGGAGCAGCAACATGTGCACAGGCATCAGGTTCACGGACGGCAGCGGCAACCTCTATTTCGCACGCAA
This genomic interval from Arthrobacter sunyaminii contains the following:
- a CDS encoding pyrimidine reductase family protein produces the protein MTVPITAAGSARQLSDDDLLAAYAWDMAQAPPGRPQFRFNFVASADGAAAVAGRSGGLGDGADHRVFGLLRRTADVLLVGAGTVRAEGYVGELLGAESQAWRTARGMASHPAVAIVSGRLDLDPDGPLFEQAPVRPLILTAATAAAERRAALERVADVVVAGERTVEPEHAAAALTERGFDRVLCEGGPQLFGSFQAAGLVDELCLTISPLLAAGSALRITAGAPEAAPPRRLELVQVLRGGDTLLLRYLSEPPA
- a CDS encoding MFS transporter, with the translated sequence MNRPPDAGGPAALDEATRARVQRRTLTVVIMSQVLGGAGLAAGVTVGALLAQEMLGSDGLAGLPAGLFTLGSALTAYLVGRVTQRSGRRVGLGAGFAAGGAGALGVVLAAVVDSPALLFAALFVYGAGTATNLQARYAGTDLAPPARRGQAISIAMVSTTLGAVAGPNLVTPMGRLADGLGIPALAGPFLLAGAAYLAAGVVLLALLRPDPFLLARRLNAGAADDGAAAAGAAAPAPARPGNGAYAGAAVMVLTQIAMVAIMTMTPVHMRVHHHGLADVGLVIGIHIGAMYLPSLVTGVLVDRVGRLPMAAAAGVTLLLAGVTAALAPGESLGLLILALALLGLGWNFGLIAGTALVVDHTAPEIRPQVQGRIDVLVALAGAGGGMLSGVVMAGTSYATLALSGGILALLLIPVLVWARRTPVAEAAGP
- the folP gene encoding dihydropteroate synthase, producing MSLSRPASAAGNSVNASVNDDPDPDQPAGAYEPPLLHPVRQIGERTLDFRRQVALMAIINRTPDSFYDAGRTFALDAAVDAAVQAVDDGADWVDIGGVPFAPGPALAAAEEISRVIPVIQAVRASSDVIISADTFLPSVAEAAIAAGATVINDTTGLANPDLARVAADAGVHLVVTHSLAAPRTAYPRPQYGDVVAEVAEFLRRRVGYAQDLGVSPEKIIIDPGHDLNKNTLHSLELTRRLAEIAALGYPVLAAVSNKDFVGETLDAAKSNRVEGSLAAGVASIMNGARILRMHNVPAASSAIRMTEAILGWRAPAYLRHNMGEFNETAVPA
- a CDS encoding Lrp/AsnC family transcriptional regulator; translation: MHDYDLNPLDLRIINALQIAPRGPWAQLAPVIGADPATLNRRWQDLSASGAAWISTFDPCSWEAGALVEVNCRSGANQRVASALAETPEAIGVDLTAGGRDIVATIAAPSEAALWTYLLEELPLIQGIESARSHPIARNIYEASSWRIRALDASETKQVQRLATVTGSRATGRNPALEQEIIAVLNQDGRAPATAIGAALDLSPRLIRDTMAQMAASGRMNQRTEVVRAGSGWPVSAWYFLRVPASKLDGIAVRLRQLEELRVVTHTIGPYDLIMGVWLKSLAEIQRLEQQLEVKLPGVSTVDRSVVVRSVKQLGQILDAQGRATGRNNLHAV